A portion of the Drosophila innubila isolate TH190305 chromosome 3L unlocalized genomic scaffold, UK_Dinn_1.0 0_D_3L, whole genome shotgun sequence genome contains these proteins:
- the LOC117789184 gene encoding peroxisomal membrane protein 2 translates to MSLSRPLYSLFGSYLEQLFNHPVRTKCVTACFLATTANVTSQRISGAKKLNQHSVFAYGLFGLIFGGTIPHYFYQIVERLFSHDLRFRKFFLFLSERLAFAPLYQFLSLYFLSLFEGNSHSVAIKNVEKLYWPVLSANWRYLSLAVYLNIAYVPPMFRSISSGIIAFIWVIYIAQKRRRHQEKLAAEKSK, encoded by the exons atgtCACTCTCAAGGCCGTTGTACTCGCTCTTTGGCAGCTATTTGGAGCAGCTTTTCAATCATCCTGTGCGCACAAAATGCGTAACGGC TTGCTTTTTGGCCACCACAGCGAATGTCACCTCCCAGCGCATTTCGGGCGCCAAGAAACTGAATCAACACAGCGTCTTTGCTTATGGTTTGTTTGGATTAATCTTTGGCGGCACTATTccacattatttttatcagattGTGGAACGTTTGTTTAGTCATGATCTGCGCTTCAGAAAGTTCTTCTTGTTCCTGTCGGAGCGTTTAGCTTTTGCGCCACTTTATCAGTTTTTGTCACTCTATTTCCTCTCGCTGTTCGAG GGCAACTCTCACAGTGTTGCTATCAAGAATGTGGAGAAGCTTTACTGGCCCGTGCTGAGTGCCAATTGGCGTTACCTGTCGCTGGCTGTATATCTGAATATTGCCTATGTGCCGCCCATGTTCCGCTCCATTAGCTCCGGCATTATTGCCTTCATCTGGGTGATTTATATTGCCCAGAAACGTCGTCGTCATCAGGAGAAACTGGCAGCCGAGAAGTCCAAATAA
- the LOC117787484 gene encoding vacuolar protein sorting-associated protein VTA1 homolog: MDFPPCPASLKSIQHFLKLAQEHDSRDVVIAYWARLYALQVGLKASSQTAEETKLLLAIMDWLEQLKKQQVDNEAITNDIAAQAHIENYALKLFLYADKQDREENFGKNVVKAYYSSGVLYDILLTFGELSEEALHNRKYAKYKAAYIHNCLKNGETPIPGPFPDDEAADFGGDENGVAPADNPAGDSPPADVQPVEPTPPATPAAHITPPTAEEVLNNPNKLPSPPVEEEKPGGFVPYVPTAQQNAGMYNPIVPVADVQITPDQMIQAQKYCKYAGSALNYDDVKSAIENLQKALKLLSTGSE; the protein is encoded by the exons ATGGATTTTCCACCTTGTCCAGCATCGCTGAAATCAATACAGCACTTTCTCAAGTTGGCTCAGGAGCACGATTCTCGCGATGTCGTCATAGCTTATTGGGCCCGACTCTA tgCACTGCAAGTTGGACTAAAGGCATCTTCGCAGACTGCGGAGGAGACAAAATTGTTGCTGG CGATTATGGATTGGTTGGAACAGTTGAAGAAACAGCAGGTGGACAACGAAGCCATTACTAATGATATTGCAGCACAGGCACATATTGAAAACTATGCACTGAAGCTGTTTCTCTACGCCGACAAACAGGATCGCGAGGAGAACTTTGGCAA AAACGTTGTCAAGGCGTATTATTCCAGCGGTGTGCTGTACGACATATTGCTAACCTTCGGTGAGCTGAGCGAGGAGGCATTGCACAATCGTAAATACGCCAAGTATAAGGCTGCATACATTCACAATTGCCTGAAGAATGGCGAGACTCCCATACCGGGACCATTTCCCGATGATGAAGCTGCTGATTTTGGTGGCGATGAGAACGGTGTTGCCCCAGCAGACAATCCAGCCGGTGATTCCCCGCCAGCAGATGTACAACCCGTAGAGCCGACTCCGCCAGCGACACCAGCTGCACATATAACACCCCCTACAGCCGAGGAGGTGCTCAACAATCCGAACAAATTGCCCAGTCCACCAGTGGAGGAGGAGAAACCAGGTGGCTTTGTGCCATATGTGCCCACAGCACAGCAAAATGCTGGCATGTACAATCCGATTGTACCAGTTGCTGACGTCCAGATAACTCCAGATCAAATGATCCAGGCACAGAAGTATTGCAAATACGCGGGCAGCGCCCTCAACTATGATGACGTTAAATCGGCCATTGAAAATCTGCAAAAGGCATTAAAGTTGCTCAGCACAGGCTCGGAATAA